In Amycolatopsis sp. EV170708-02-1, the following are encoded in one genomic region:
- a CDS encoding toxin glutamine deamidase domain-containing protein gives MAEEHSEFRRRVPARDADAGIFRGRFADTENPGLVPGELSGAALQMVEAVERGQTSFDVLVTLRGESSEPTPSNMRMLEALGQGLAQAVSALLAARRSPVRMGSLGLTVAHDIALATEEHPLGEWSMQIMPDSEAPERGGGDQGASSENLVPEAPTDENMGLSDVDMVSGPGEDGPAVVLEVPTIVTPGESRTQPTASPAPEAIGLDYQVQEQLKAEKEAFLALDGAAGGSVVVLGAFRGNETFAADVTAVDDSNAATSPRPPDHAAAEADFFEVAPPGVSLAGPAQLIDSRGEGMVDHDEAWDLEYDSGVDTEEPGAEALGFGQLAHGGLNDDEGYPPTLRGGMPQGEDLWVSSVQQGPVVRVVSYSSFLTVEGAVDFMRAHFPLILQVNSAAYHYYAYRMNCAAAAIATYNTIVQGRVFIAGPEDWGREQSDLERAFRLRFRRLRDFDSVARHMLSLSTEAHGVLQFQATGGRNSHIVNVHRSHDGIVTFLDGQTGLPAKLPADVELVFLMMVPLPGPGAKPISFLDDDAIDEVNAAAEAAEDGE, from the coding sequence ATGGCAGAGGAGCATTCAGAGTTTCGGCGCCGCGTTCCTGCACGGGATGCCGATGCCGGGATCTTCCGCGGAAGGTTCGCGGACACTGAGAACCCGGGGCTTGTTCCTGGTGAGTTGTCCGGTGCCGCTTTGCAGATGGTGGAGGCGGTCGAGCGTGGTCAAACCTCGTTCGACGTGCTGGTCACCTTGCGTGGTGAGTCTTCTGAGCCGACGCCCTCCAACATGCGCATGTTGGAGGCCCTGGGACAGGGACTGGCCCAGGCGGTCAGTGCCTTGCTGGCCGCGCGGCGGTCCCCGGTCCGTATGGGGAGTTTGGGCTTGACTGTGGCGCACGATATCGCTCTGGCGACCGAGGAGCACCCTCTCGGCGAGTGGAGCATGCAGATCATGCCCGACTCGGAGGCCCCGGAACGTGGCGGCGGCGATCAAGGTGCCTCTTCGGAGAACTTGGTACCCGAAGCTCCGACAGACGAGAATATGGGTCTGTCCGACGTGGACATGGTTTCGGGCCCGGGCGAAGACGGCCCGGCTGTGGTACTCGAGGTGCCCACCATCGTCACTCCTGGCGAGTCGCGGACACAACCGACTGCCTCACCGGCTCCCGAGGCGATCGGGTTGGACTACCAGGTTCAGGAACAGCTGAAAGCCGAGAAGGAAGCTTTCCTCGCGCTAGATGGGGCCGCAGGCGGATCGGTGGTGGTACTGGGCGCATTCAGAGGCAATGAGACGTTCGCAGCCGACGTGACCGCCGTCGACGACTCGAATGCCGCGACATCGCCGCGACCGCCCGATCATGCCGCTGCAGAAGCTGACTTTTTCGAGGTTGCGCCTCCCGGCGTGTCGCTTGCCGGCCCGGCGCAGCTGATCGACTCGCGCGGTGAGGGCATGGTCGATCACGACGAGGCCTGGGACTTGGAGTACGACAGTGGTGTCGATACGGAAGAGCCGGGCGCGGAGGCGTTGGGATTTGGTCAGCTCGCTCATGGTGGGCTCAATGACGACGAGGGATACCCGCCGACACTGCGAGGTGGCATGCCGCAGGGAGAGGACCTGTGGGTGTCGTCAGTCCAACAGGGTCCGGTGGTGCGGGTGGTGTCGTATAGCAGCTTCCTCACTGTCGAGGGCGCGGTTGACTTCATGCGTGCGCATTTTCCCCTGATTCTACAGGTGAATTCGGCGGCCTATCATTACTATGCATATAGGATGAACTGTGCCGCAGCGGCGATAGCGACCTACAATACCATCGTTCAAGGTCGCGTCTTCATCGCCGGACCGGAGGATTGGGGGCGAGAGCAAAGCGATTTGGAGCGAGCTTTCCGTTTACGGTTCCGCCGGTTAAGGGATTTCGACTCCGTCGCGCGCCATATGTTGTCTCTCTCGACAGAGGCGCACGGTGTGCTGCAATTTCAGGCGACAGGCGGGCGGAACTCTCACATCGTGAATGTGCATCGAAGTCATGATGGGATCGTCACATTCTTGGACGGTCAGACGGGCCTCCCCGCGAAGTTGCCCGCTGACGTAGAGCTGGTTTTCCTGATGATGGTTCCGCTGCCCGGGCCGGGCGCCAAGCCGATCTCGTTCCTGGATGATGATGCTATCGATGAGGTGAACGCAGCGGCCGAGGCAGCGGAAGACGGTGAGTAG
- a CDS encoding type VII secretion system-associated protein — translation MTEVPEEQAGGPLESWFLLMDPAWRPAAENEPPPIEAVVGLWPLEDGVSVGKFRPNPEYVPADEDSPSDPLDAVLRLVLRGRAKIEHIRLMLRDTLFDIAMNGDGRPLVTKSPDDIACVVVATGEQHRARVRAPDWRRIDLDELVELLADEIDVLFNPAGPASVRLTGDFIRETTLLDEEEVAELYKGLPDAGGLQVIPWTPEAGADDS, via the coding sequence ATGACCGAAGTACCGGAAGAGCAGGCCGGTGGCCCACTCGAGAGCTGGTTCCTGTTGATGGACCCGGCGTGGCGGCCGGCGGCGGAGAACGAGCCACCGCCGATCGAGGCCGTGGTGGGCTTGTGGCCGTTGGAGGACGGCGTCAGCGTCGGGAAGTTCCGGCCGAATCCGGAGTATGTACCCGCCGACGAGGACTCGCCGTCGGATCCGCTGGACGCGGTGTTGCGGCTGGTGCTGCGAGGAAGGGCGAAGATCGAACATATCCGGTTGATGCTGCGGGACACGTTGTTCGATATCGCGATGAATGGTGACGGAAGGCCGTTGGTCACCAAGTCGCCGGACGACATCGCCTGCGTGGTGGTGGCGACGGGGGAGCAGCATCGTGCGCGGGTACGGGCGCCTGATTGGCGACGGATAGATCTTGACGAGCTGGTGGAGTTGCTGGCCGACGAGATCGACGTCCTGTTCAACCCGGCCGGCCCCGCATCGGTGCGGTTGACCGGTGACTTCATCCGTGAAACGACCTTGCTGGACGAAGAAGAGGTTGCGGAGCTCTATAAAGGACTTCCCGACGCCGGCGGACTGCAGGTGATCCCTTGGACACCGGAGGCCGGAGCCGATGACAGCTGA